One genomic segment of Amycolatopsis sp. WQ 127309 includes these proteins:
- a CDS encoding NAD(P)(+) transhydrogenase (Re/Si-specific) subunit beta, translating into MTDFVAILYIVAFALFIYGLMGLTGPRTAVRGNWIAAVGMGVAVLATLLTPGMGNWLLIVLGVAIGALVGVPSARKVKMTAMPQMVALFNGVGGGAVALIAWVEFNSTDGYAHEPTYIAIASLFAAIIGSISFWGSNIAFGKLQELISGRPISMGKLQQPINALLLLIALGCAVVIVAGGDSWLLIVGLLVAAGILGLTVVLPIGGADMPVVISLLNAFTGLSAAAMGLALDNTALIVAGMIVGASGSILTNLMAKAMNRSIPAIIAGGFGGGPAVASGGGAKEERPVRSTSAADTAIQMAYASKVVVVPGYGMAVAQAQHTVREMAKLLEKKGITVEYAIHPVAGRMPGHMNVLLAEADVPYEQLKEMDEINSEFAQTDVALVIGANDVTNPAAQTDPTSPIYGMPILKVNESRSVIVLKRGMSSGFAGIDNDLFYDPKTSMLFGDAKTSVGEIVEELKAL; encoded by the coding sequence GTGACCGACTTCGTCGCGATCCTCTACATCGTCGCGTTCGCGCTCTTCATCTACGGCCTGATGGGCCTCACCGGCCCGCGCACCGCGGTCCGCGGCAACTGGATCGCCGCGGTCGGCATGGGCGTCGCGGTGCTCGCCACCCTGCTCACCCCGGGCATGGGCAACTGGCTGCTGATCGTCCTCGGCGTCGCGATCGGCGCGCTGGTCGGCGTGCCGTCCGCGCGCAAGGTCAAGATGACCGCGATGCCGCAGATGGTGGCGCTGTTCAACGGCGTCGGCGGCGGCGCGGTCGCGCTCATCGCGTGGGTCGAGTTCAACTCCACGGACGGCTACGCGCACGAGCCCACGTACATCGCGATCGCGTCGCTGTTCGCCGCGATCATCGGGTCGATCTCCTTCTGGGGCTCGAACATCGCGTTCGGCAAGCTGCAGGAGCTGATCAGCGGCCGCCCGATCAGCATGGGCAAGCTGCAGCAGCCGATCAACGCGCTGCTCCTGCTGATCGCGCTGGGCTGCGCGGTGGTCATCGTCGCCGGCGGCGACTCCTGGCTGCTGATCGTCGGGCTGCTCGTCGCGGCGGGCATCCTCGGCCTCACCGTGGTGCTGCCGATCGGCGGCGCGGACATGCCGGTGGTGATCTCGCTGCTCAACGCGTTCACCGGGCTGTCGGCCGCGGCGATGGGCCTGGCGCTGGACAACACCGCGCTGATCGTGGCCGGGATGATCGTCGGCGCGTCCGGCTCGATCCTGACCAACCTGATGGCCAAGGCGATGAACCGGTCCATCCCGGCGATCATCGCGGGCGGCTTCGGCGGCGGTCCGGCGGTGGCGTCCGGCGGTGGCGCGAAGGAAGAGCGCCCGGTGCGCTCGACGAGTGCGGCCGACACGGCGATCCAGATGGCGTACGCCAGCAAGGTCGTCGTGGTGCCGGGCTACGGCATGGCCGTGGCGCAGGCGCAGCACACCGTCCGCGAGATGGCGAAGCTGCTGGAGAAGAAGGGCATCACGGTCGAGTACGCGATCCACCCGGTCGCCGGCCGGATGCCCGGGCACATGAACGTGCTGCTCGCCGAGGCCGACGTGCCGTACGAGCAGCTCAAGGAGATGGACGAGATCAACTCCGAGTTCGCCCAGACCGACGTCGCGCTGGTGATCGGCGCGAACGACGTCACCAACCCGGCCGCGCAGACCGACCCGACCTCGCCGATCTACGGGATGCCGATCCTCAAGGTCAACGAGAGCCGGTCCGTGATCGTGTTGAAACGCGGCATGAGCTCGGGCTTCGCCGGGATCGACAACGACCTGTTCTACGATCCGAAGACCAGCATGCTCTTCGGCGACGCCAAGACGTCGGTGGGCGAGATCGTGGAGGAACTCAAGGCGTTATGA
- a CDS encoding lipoate--protein ligase family protein — MTSGSDVRAAFTDPAENLAFDEALLRVAPESPVVWLWRNPVCVVVGRGQRIAREVHVEACERDGVPVLRRASGGGTVFHDPGNLNVTLVLPGPPEKPLEALGQVMSAAVDQLGLVPRIGDRGLFVEDAKLCGFAVFRTKGGLLAHSTLLVETSAALVGRYLTSAPPDPRPLDSHRSPVASLAEHGLRPGFPAVEAAVRAAASQLLGTFVPRPPSAAELTVQRTLLHTRYRYPSWHADGAQRAA; from the coding sequence ATGACGAGCGGGTCGGATGTGCGTGCGGCGTTCACCGACCCGGCCGAGAACCTCGCGTTCGACGAAGCACTCCTCCGGGTCGCGCCGGAGTCACCGGTCGTGTGGCTCTGGCGCAACCCGGTGTGCGTCGTGGTCGGGCGCGGCCAGCGGATCGCGCGTGAGGTGCACGTCGAGGCGTGCGAGCGTGACGGAGTCCCGGTGCTGCGGCGCGCGAGCGGCGGCGGCACCGTGTTCCACGACCCGGGCAACCTCAACGTCACGCTGGTCCTGCCCGGCCCGCCCGAGAAGCCCCTCGAAGCGCTCGGCCAGGTGATGAGCGCCGCCGTCGACCAGCTCGGGCTGGTGCCGCGGATCGGCGACCGGGGCCTGTTCGTCGAAGACGCGAAGCTGTGCGGCTTCGCCGTGTTCCGCACCAAGGGCGGGCTGCTGGCCCACTCGACGCTGCTGGTCGAGACGTCCGCCGCCCTCGTCGGCCGGTACCTGACGAGCGCGCCGCCGGACCCGCGCCCGCTCGACTCCCACCGCAGCCCGGTCGCGTCGCTGGCCGAGCACGGCCTGCGGCCCGGCTTCCCGGCGGTCGAGGCCGCGGTGCGCGCGGCGGCGTCGCAGCTGCTCGGGACGTTCGTGCCGCGCCCGCCGTCCGCGGCCGAGCTGACCGTGCAGCGGACCCTGCTGCACACCCGCTACCGGTACCCGTCCTGGCACGCGGACGGCGCCCAGCGCGCGGCCTGA
- a CDS encoding histone-like nucleoid-structuring protein Lsr2, whose translation MPRITRSSNGRFVVARNTAVRVLDDLTGEAAGETVGFALDGIDYDIDLSFANAEALRVLLQRYADAGRRSGGRKRRPRLVPGAKKPRAKAAPKTAKPVAGRRTAVATKAAPARVTKATPKAAAAKAAPVKAATRAKTTAAEPAKTTRARKTAEPKKTTRASARKVPTVTFSAAEK comes from the coding sequence GTGCCGCGCATCACACGTTCGAGTAACGGGAGGTTTGTCGTGGCCAGGAACACGGCTGTGCGGGTGCTGGATGACCTGACCGGCGAGGCCGCTGGGGAGACCGTCGGGTTCGCGCTGGACGGCATCGACTACGACATCGACCTCTCCTTCGCCAACGCCGAGGCGCTGCGCGTGCTCTTGCAGCGTTACGCCGACGCCGGCCGCCGCAGTGGTGGCCGCAAGCGCCGGCCGCGGCTCGTCCCGGGCGCGAAGAAGCCGCGTGCGAAGGCCGCCCCGAAGACCGCGAAGCCGGTCGCCGGCCGTCGCACCGCCGTCGCCACCAAGGCCGCCCCGGCGCGCGTCACCAAGGCGACGCCGAAAGCCGCCGCGGCCAAAGCCGCCCCGGTGAAGGCGGCCACCCGCGCGAAGACCACCGCCGCCGAGCCCGCGAAGACCACTCGCGCGCGGAAGACGGCGGAGCCGAAGAAGACGACCCGCGCGTCCGCCCGCAAGGTGCCGACCGTGACGTTCTCGGCGGCCGAGAAGTAA
- a CDS encoding NAD(P)/FAD-dependent oxidoreductase has protein sequence MSGQTFDVVVIGAGPVGEVAAERAARGGLKVALVEHERFGGECSYWACIPSKALLRPGNLLAAAKRIPGVPVGDAVDPAQVFARRDWFTGKGDDAGQVEWARGAGIEPVRGHGVLTGEREVTVDGDRVLTARHAVIVCTGSVPNTPKIPGIDTIRPWGSREATSASAVPARLGVLGGGVVGVEMAQAWATLGAEVHLVITGERPLPRNAEFVGDLVLAGLREVGVFVHTMSGVERVAAGESGTELTLKDGEVLVVDEFLVATGRRPGTAGLGLEKFGVEAGGPLTVDDTGKVSAVDGDWLFAAGDVTGRAPLTHQGKYGARAAGDTVAALAKGEKVDTSPWSPFTATADHHAVPQVVFTDPEVASVGLSDAREGSNDRVVDIDIAVAGSSLHADGYQGKARIVVDTERNVLLGVTFVGQDVSELLHSATIAIVGEVPLDRLWHAVPAFPTISEVWLRLLEAYGL, from the coding sequence ATGTCCGGACAGACTTTTGACGTAGTGGTGATCGGCGCGGGCCCGGTGGGCGAAGTGGCCGCCGAGCGAGCGGCTCGCGGGGGCCTGAAGGTCGCGCTCGTCGAGCACGAACGCTTCGGGGGCGAGTGCTCCTACTGGGCCTGCATCCCGAGCAAGGCCTTGCTGCGGCCGGGAAATCTCCTCGCCGCGGCCAAACGGATCCCGGGGGTGCCCGTCGGCGACGCGGTCGACCCGGCGCAGGTGTTCGCCCGCCGGGACTGGTTCACCGGCAAGGGCGACGACGCGGGCCAGGTCGAGTGGGCCCGCGGCGCGGGCATCGAGCCGGTCCGCGGGCACGGCGTCCTCACCGGTGAGCGCGAGGTCACCGTGGACGGCGACCGCGTCCTGACCGCGCGGCACGCGGTGATCGTGTGCACCGGCAGCGTCCCGAACACCCCGAAGATCCCGGGGATCGACACGATCCGGCCGTGGGGTTCGCGCGAGGCGACGTCGGCCTCGGCCGTGCCGGCCCGGCTCGGCGTCCTCGGCGGCGGCGTGGTCGGTGTCGAGATGGCGCAGGCCTGGGCGACGCTCGGCGCGGAGGTGCACCTGGTGATCACCGGCGAGCGCCCGCTGCCGCGCAACGCGGAGTTCGTCGGCGACCTCGTGCTGGCGGGCCTGCGGGAGGTGGGCGTGTTCGTCCACACGATGTCGGGTGTCGAGCGCGTCGCCGCGGGCGAGAGCGGCACCGAGCTGACGCTGAAGGACGGCGAGGTGCTCGTCGTCGACGAGTTCCTGGTGGCGACCGGACGGCGTCCCGGCACGGCCGGGCTCGGCCTGGAGAAGTTCGGCGTCGAAGCCGGCGGCCCGCTGACCGTCGACGACACCGGCAAGGTGTCCGCAGTGGACGGTGACTGGCTGTTCGCCGCCGGCGACGTCACCGGTCGCGCCCCGCTGACCCACCAGGGCAAGTACGGCGCCCGCGCGGCGGGCGACACCGTGGCGGCGCTGGCGAAGGGCGAGAAGGTCGACACCTCGCCGTGGAGCCCGTTCACCGCGACCGCCGACCACCACGCCGTGCCGCAGGTGGTGTTCACCGACCCGGAGGTCGCCTCCGTCGGCCTGTCGGACGCCCGTGAGGGCTCGAACGACCGCGTCGTCGACATCGACATCGCGGTGGCGGGCTCGTCGCTGCACGCCGACGGGTACCAGGGCAAGGCCCGGATCGTCGTCGACACCGAGCGGAACGTGCTGCTTGGCGTGACGTTCGTCGGCCAGGACGTCTCGGAGCTGCTGCACTCGGCGACGATCGCGATCGTCGGCGAGGTGCCGCTCGACCGGTTGTGGCACGCGGTGCCGGCGTTCCCGACGATCAGCGAGGTGTGGCTGCGGCTGCTGGAGGCCTACGGGCTCTGA
- a CDS encoding DUF3145 domain-containing protein produces MSTRGSTRGVVYVHSSPSAVCPHVEWAISGTLNARVDLKWTAQPASPGQLRAECGWRAPAGTGARLAAALKAWPMIRFEVTEEPSAGVDGERFCFAPGLGLWHGRTSANGDIVVGEDQLRALVSMTRGGESLAHKLDELLAASWDEALEPYRHAGDGAPVTWLHQVG; encoded by the coding sequence GTGAGCACCCGTGGCAGCACCCGAGGTGTGGTGTACGTCCACTCGTCGCCGTCTGCGGTGTGTCCGCACGTCGAGTGGGCTATTTCGGGCACCCTCAACGCCCGAGTCGACCTGAAGTGGACGGCGCAGCCGGCCAGTCCGGGTCAGCTTCGCGCCGAATGCGGCTGGCGCGCGCCCGCGGGCACCGGCGCCAGATTGGCGGCGGCCCTCAAGGCGTGGCCGATGATTCGGTTCGAAGTCACCGAAGAGCCCAGCGCGGGCGTCGACGGCGAACGGTTCTGCTTCGCGCCCGGGCTCGGCCTGTGGCACGGACGGACCAGCGCCAACGGCGACATCGTGGTGGGCGAGGACCAGCTGCGCGCACTCGTGAGCATGACCCGCGGCGGCGAGTCGCTGGCGCACAAGCTCGACGAACTCCTGGCCGCGAGCTGGGACGAAGCGCTCGAGCCGTACCGTCACGCCGGTGACGGTGCTCCGGTGACCTGGCTGCACCAGGTCGGCTGA
- a CDS encoding beta-ketoacyl synthase, which produces MSNIDVVITGLGATTPLGGDVTSTWDGLLAGRSGVRTIEADWVEELQLPVKIGGVLAVDPSEVLPRVQARRMDRCEQVAMIAARQAWADAGFTEPTDEHTDVDPDRLGVSIGTGVGGPVTLLTQNDLLHQQGLRKVSPLTVPMLMPNGPAAHVGIDLKARAGVHSPASACASGAEGIASGVEMIRSGRADVVVAGGAEACIHPITLAGFAQARTVSTRNDDPGAASRPFDANRDGFVLGEGSGVVILERADLAKARGARVYATIAGHGITSDAYHITGNHPEGIGQIAAMRAAMKMAGVTPAEVGHVNAHATSTVVGDIGEAAAIRKAVGDHAIVTAPKGSMGHLVGGAGAVEGIITILSLYHGIVPATMNLTDLDPRVQLDVVSGEPRKVELTAAISNSFGFGGHNTALLFTPAA; this is translated from the coding sequence ATGAGCAACATCGACGTCGTGATCACCGGTCTCGGCGCCACCACACCGCTCGGCGGGGACGTGACGTCCACCTGGGACGGTCTGCTGGCCGGGCGGAGCGGGGTCCGGACGATCGAAGCCGACTGGGTCGAGGAGCTGCAGCTGCCGGTCAAGATCGGCGGCGTGCTGGCCGTCGATCCCTCGGAAGTCCTGCCGCGGGTCCAGGCCCGCCGGATGGACCGCTGCGAGCAGGTCGCGATGATCGCCGCCCGTCAGGCGTGGGCCGACGCCGGCTTCACCGAACCGACGGACGAGCACACCGACGTCGACCCCGACCGCCTCGGCGTGTCGATCGGTACCGGCGTCGGCGGCCCGGTCACCCTGCTCACCCAGAACGATCTGTTGCACCAGCAGGGTCTCCGCAAGGTGTCGCCGCTGACCGTGCCGATGCTGATGCCGAACGGCCCGGCCGCGCACGTCGGCATCGACCTGAAGGCACGGGCCGGGGTGCACTCCCCGGCCTCGGCCTGTGCCTCCGGTGCCGAGGGCATCGCGAGCGGGGTCGAGATGATCCGCTCCGGGCGTGCCGACGTCGTGGTCGCCGGGGGTGCCGAAGCGTGCATCCACCCGATCACGCTCGCCGGGTTCGCCCAGGCCCGCACGGTGTCCACGCGCAACGACGACCCGGGGGCCGCGTCGCGGCCGTTCGACGCGAACCGGGACGGCTTCGTCCTCGGCGAGGGCTCGGGCGTGGTCATCCTGGAGCGCGCGGACCTGGCGAAGGCCCGCGGGGCGCGCGTCTACGCGACGATCGCCGGGCACGGCATCACCTCGGACGCCTACCACATCACGGGCAACCACCCCGAGGGCATCGGCCAGATCGCCGCGATGCGCGCGGCGATGAAGATGGCCGGCGTCACCCCGGCGGAGGTCGGGCACGTGAACGCGCACGCGACGTCCACTGTGGTCGGTGACATCGGCGAGGCGGCGGCGATCCGCAAGGCGGTCGGCGACCACGCGATCGTCACGGCACCCAAGGGTTCGATGGGTCACCTGGTCGGCGGGGCCGGCGCGGTCGAGGGGATCATCACGATCCTCTCGCTGTACCACGGCATCGTGCCGGCCACGATGAACCTGACCGACCTGGACCCGCGGGTGCAGCTGGACGTCGTGTCGGGCGAGCCGCGCAAGGTCGAGCTGACCGCGGCGATCAGCAACTCGTTCGGGTTCGGCGGGCACAACACCGCTCTGCTGTTCACCCCGGCGGCCTGA
- a CDS encoding acyl carrier protein — protein MADNAEILAGLAEIVEEVAGVAQDDVTAEKSFVDDLDIDSLSMVEIAVQAEDKFGVKIPDDELANLKTVGDAVNYVSANSK, from the coding sequence ATGGCTGACAACGCTGAGATCCTCGCCGGCCTCGCCGAGATCGTCGAAGAGGTGGCCGGTGTGGCTCAGGACGACGTCACCGCCGAGAAGTCGTTCGTGGACGACCTGGACATCGACTCGCTGTCGATGGTCGAGATCGCCGTGCAGGCCGAGGACAAGTTCGGCGTCAAGATTCCGGACGACGAGCTCGCCAACCTGAAGACCGTGGGCGACGCCGTCAACTACGTGTCGGCCAACTCGAAGTAA
- a CDS encoding beta-ketoacyl-ACP synthase III, with translation MTDRPALSLNPGSRGSRVLGVGSYQPERIVSNDDLSKTMDTNDEWIQTRVGIIERRFAEKDELLTDMAVAAGTAALADAGVDPSEVDTVILPNCTMPTQIPNAAAQVAARIGIPSPGAFDLNAACAGFCYGLGVASDLIRAGSAKKVLVIGAEKLTDSVNPTDRANAIIFADGAGAAVVGASDEPLIGPVSWGSAGDLVDLIGMTEDKFIYQEGQSVFRWATTQIAPIALRALEVAGLKASDVDVLIPHQANLRIVEAIAKKLRANGARDDMVVADDIKYSGNTSSASIPLALDHMRKAGTAKSGDVVLAVGFGAGLSYAGQAFICP, from the coding sequence GTGACCGACCGACCGGCCCTGAGCCTCAACCCGGGCTCCCGCGGCAGCCGCGTGCTGGGCGTCGGCAGCTACCAGCCCGAGCGGATCGTCAGCAACGACGACCTCTCGAAGACGATGGACACCAACGACGAGTGGATCCAGACCCGCGTCGGCATCATCGAGCGCCGCTTCGCCGAGAAGGACGAGCTGCTCACCGACATGGCGGTCGCCGCCGGCACCGCCGCGCTGGCCGACGCCGGGGTCGACCCGTCCGAAGTGGACACGGTGATCCTGCCGAACTGCACGATGCCGACGCAGATCCCGAACGCCGCCGCGCAGGTCGCCGCCCGGATCGGCATCCCGAGCCCCGGCGCGTTCGACCTCAACGCCGCGTGCGCCGGGTTCTGCTACGGCCTGGGCGTCGCGTCGGACCTGATCCGCGCGGGCTCCGCCAAGAAGGTCCTCGTGATCGGCGCCGAGAAGCTCACCGACTCGGTGAACCCGACCGACCGCGCCAACGCGATCATCTTCGCCGACGGCGCGGGCGCCGCGGTCGTCGGCGCGTCCGACGAGCCGCTGATCGGCCCGGTCTCCTGGGGCAGCGCCGGCGACCTCGTCGACCTGATCGGGATGACCGAGGACAAGTTCATCTACCAGGAGGGCCAGTCGGTCTTCCGGTGGGCGACCACGCAGATCGCGCCGATCGCGCTGCGCGCGCTCGAGGTCGCCGGGCTGAAGGCGTCCGATGTGGACGTGCTGATCCCGCACCAGGCCAACCTGCGCATCGTCGAGGCGATCGCGAAGAAGCTGCGGGCCAACGGCGCCCGTGACGACATGGTCGTCGCCGACGACATCAAGTACTCCGGCAACACCTCGTCGGCGTCCATCCCCCTCGCGCTGGACCACATGCGCAAGGCCGGGACGGCGAAGTCCGGCGACGTGGTGCTGGCCGTCGGGTTCGGCGCGGGCTTGTCCTACGCCGGGCAGGCGTTCATCTGCCCCTGA